One Halalkalicoccus jeotgali B3 DNA window includes the following coding sequences:
- a CDS encoding heavy-metal-associated domain-containing protein, with product MTTTITVEGMSCEHCEQTVEEALQGISGVSDVRADHEAENATIEGDPDSDAIVRAVEDTGYEASV from the coding sequence ATGACGACGACAATCACAGTCGAAGGAATGAGCTGCGAGCACTGTGAACAGACTGTCGAGGAGGCACTTCAGGGCATCTCCGGCGTCTCGGATGTCCGTGCGGATCACGAGGCGGAAAACGCCACAATTGAGGGTGACCCTGACAGCGACGCCATCGTCCGAGCAGTCGAAGACACGGGTTACGAAGCCTCGGTGTGA
- a CDS encoding potassium channel family protein, translating into MIPEDESLGAVVADGNVDLLDKAIWTYGALQTISRENKLNQQASEYYVRQHDTQRRQVWARGQYLRWAKAEGARWVMQYGEGIWNVVYTALVVIVLSAVLYPLSAVGGLRRSSSGAALTYATGGPLDPSTVTGIRNLVAILAESLYFSVVTFTTLGYGDWVPLGYAKGLAMAESLIGTFIASLLIYVLARRVMW; encoded by the coding sequence ATGATCCCTGAGGACGAGTCACTCGGCGCTGTCGTCGCCGATGGGAATGTTGATCTACTGGATAAGGCGATCTGGACGTACGGCGCACTGCAAACCATTTCCCGAGAGAACAAGCTGAACCAGCAGGCGAGCGAGTATTACGTTCGGCAACACGACACCCAGCGGCGGCAAGTCTGGGCGAGGGGACAGTACCTTCGCTGGGCGAAAGCCGAAGGCGCACGCTGGGTGATGCAGTACGGTGAGGGGATTTGGAACGTGGTCTACACTGCACTCGTGGTGATCGTTCTGAGTGCAGTGCTCTATCCCCTCTCCGCGGTCGGCGGGTTGCGCCGGTCGAGTTCGGGGGCAGCTCTCACCTATGCGACGGGCGGCCCGCTCGATCCCTCCACGGTCACTGGTATCAGGAATTTGGTGGCCATTCTCGCGGAGAGCCTCTACTTCAGCGTCGTTACGTTCACGACGCTCGGCTATGGCGACTGGGTTCCACTCGGGTATGCGAAAGGGCTCGCGATGGCCGAATCGCTCATCGGGACGTTCATCGCATCGCTTCTGATTTACGTACTCGCGCGACGGGTCATGTGGTGA
- a CDS encoding SHOCT domain-containing protein yields the protein MANSTRTDLATILLVGLAILVLAPMLMMGFAMPMMGGMYGYGAGGNAGLVGLLVPLVVLLVVLGAGYLLVRRVAGHTDSRDTALEELRSAYARGDLSDEEFETRREKLESD from the coding sequence ATGGCCAACTCTACTCGGACGGACCTTGCGACGATACTACTGGTCGGTCTCGCCATCCTCGTGTTGGCTCCGATGCTCATGATGGGATTCGCAATGCCGATGATGGGTGGGATGTACGGCTATGGCGCGGGCGGGAACGCCGGACTCGTCGGGCTTCTCGTCCCGCTCGTCGTGCTTCTCGTGGTTCTCGGAGCCGGCTATCTCCTCGTCCGTCGCGTAGCCGGCCACACCGACTCGCGTGATACTGCGCTGGAGGAACTCCGGAGCGCCTACGCACGCGGCGACCTCTCCGACGAGGAGTTCGAAACTCGCCGGGAGAAACTCGAAAGCGACTGA
- a CDS encoding pentapeptide repeat-containing protein, translating into MSIGSSLSFADCTLRNACLTNATLRNADCSRADLSRANCTGCDFSDSVLDATCLDRATLDGADLSHVSGAEVTLVGATLVGADLSHARFEDADLSDAD; encoded by the coding sequence GTGTCGATAGGTTCTTCCCTCTCGTTTGCGGACTGTACGCTCCGGAATGCCTGTCTGACAAACGCAACCCTACGGAACGCCGACTGTAGTCGCGCCGATCTCTCCCGAGCGAACTGTACTGGGTGTGACTTTTCGGATAGCGTTCTCGACGCCACCTGCCTGGATCGTGCTACGCTCGATGGGGCGGATCTCTCACACGTCAGCGGGGCGGAGGTGACCCTCGTTGGCGCTACGCTCGTCGGTGCCGATCTCTCGCATGCACGATTCGAAGACGCCGATCTCTCGGATGCGGACTAA
- a CDS encoding winged helix-turn-helix transcriptional regulator, giving the protein MTGIDDVDYEIIELLMENARHSYREIAKQVDRSPPTVSDRVERLQEIGVIERFTLDIDRSILVEGPSVLVELDVEPNSDETVANTLADTPAVEHIIRTLDATVLFVAHGSEQDIRALLSETLDGAQIRSYTVRLVSESTWKPQLGAESVSMECTVCGKSVDDGETVELGEQTHEVCCTSCASKIKTQYDELKEAAASE; this is encoded by the coding sequence ATGACTGGGATCGACGACGTTGATTACGAGATCATCGAGCTGCTGATGGAGAACGCTCGTCACTCCTATCGAGAGATCGCAAAGCAGGTCGACCGTTCGCCACCGACAGTTTCGGATCGCGTTGAACGTCTTCAGGAGATAGGCGTCATCGAACGATTCACCCTTGATATTGATCGGTCGATATTGGTCGAAGGACCGTCGGTACTCGTCGAACTTGATGTTGAACCCAATAGTGATGAAACCGTAGCGAACACGCTCGCTGACACGCCAGCTGTCGAACACATTATTCGAACGCTCGACGCGACGGTATTATTTGTCGCACACGGGAGCGAACAAGACATCCGGGCTCTCCTCTCGGAAACTCTCGATGGTGCACAGATTCGGAGTTACACGGTGCGACTGGTGAGTGAATCAACTTGGAAACCACAGCTGGGTGCAGAGTCGGTCTCGATGGAATGTACCGTCTGTGGAAAATCAGTTGATGACGGCGAGACAGTCGAGTTGGGTGAGCAGACTCACGAAGTCTGCTGTACGTCGTGTGCCTCGAAGATCAAGACACAATACGATGAGCTCAAAGAAGCCGCGGCGAGCGAATGA
- a CDS encoding multicopper oxidase family protein, translating to MNLDISRRELLAATGGASLSMLAGCSSSSSSTDSSTPTVASAPASAEPSPEAATSQSPTVPKNADQQRTLTATTGPISPNGTERSNPAWLYDGQTPGPELRVAEGDVLQVSLENQLPDPTTIHWHGIPLANPMDGVPNVTQAPVEPDGTFTYTFEAVPAGTYFYHSHIGLQLDRHLIGPLIVEEESPHVAFDRDIVVIFNDYLRGAPQPESEWAVQGGGGMGGGMGGGMGRNQMDGGMNMASRPDYAGLLANGRLPSNPSEFTIEKGEWLRVRFINASGATTFRVGLGGHRLNITHADGQPVEPVTTDSFAFGPGERYDAVVEANNPGAWAIEARSVDGDEQPATATLRYEGATGTPRKPSFDGNQLGYGDLHAVESIEGLQGSPDRTFDVTLSAGRGPGTWLINGQRFPDADPFAVKAGEHVRIRLNNRSPVAHPMHLHGHFFHVGDVLKDTVMVPGHMGRVTIDFLADNPGEWLFHCHNIYHLDGGMGRIIEYTG from the coding sequence ATGAACCTGGATATCTCTCGACGAGAGCTGCTCGCAGCCACCGGGGGCGCGTCTCTTAGCATGCTTGCCGGCTGTTCGTCTTCGTCGTCGAGCACCGATTCGTCCACGCCGACCGTGGCTTCGGCCCCAGCAAGCGCCGAGCCATCGCCCGAAGCAGCCACCTCGCAGTCACCGACCGTCCCGAAAAACGCTGATCAGCAGCGAACGCTCACTGCCACGACCGGCCCGATTTCGCCCAACGGAACCGAACGCTCGAATCCCGCATGGCTCTACGACGGACAGACGCCCGGACCGGAACTGCGGGTCGCCGAGGGCGACGTGCTTCAGGTCAGCCTCGAAAACCAGCTGCCCGACCCAACGACGATACACTGGCACGGGATTCCGCTCGCCAACCCGATGGACGGCGTGCCGAACGTCACGCAAGCGCCCGTCGAACCCGACGGCACGTTCACCTACACCTTCGAAGCGGTCCCGGCCGGGACGTATTTCTATCACAGTCATATTGGGCTACAGCTCGACCGCCACCTCATCGGCCCGCTCATCGTCGAGGAGGAGTCGCCACACGTTGCGTTCGACCGCGACATCGTCGTGATCTTCAACGATTACCTGCGGGGTGCCCCGCAGCCGGAATCCGAATGGGCCGTTCAGGGCGGAGGCGGTATGGGTGGTGGAATGGGTGGAGGTATGGGTCGCAATCAGATGGACGGTGGTATGAACATGGCCTCACGTCCGGACTACGCGGGCCTGCTCGCAAACGGCCGTCTTCCGTCGAATCCATCGGAGTTCACCATCGAAAAGGGCGAATGGCTCCGAGTCCGATTCATCAACGCCAGCGGGGCGACGACGTTTCGCGTCGGTCTCGGTGGCCATCGACTGAACATCACCCACGCCGATGGCCAGCCCGTCGAACCCGTCACGACCGACTCGTTCGCCTTCGGTCCCGGCGAGCGCTACGATGCAGTCGTCGAAGCGAACAATCCCGGAGCGTGGGCCATCGAGGCCCGGTCGGTCGATGGCGACGAACAACCGGCCACGGCGACGCTGCGCTACGAGGGTGCTACCGGCACTCCACGCAAACCGTCGTTCGATGGCAATCAGCTCGGCTACGGCGACCTTCACGCGGTTGAATCCATCGAGGGGCTACAGGGGTCACCGGACCGGACGTTCGATGTCACCCTCTCGGCAGGCCGCGGTCCGGGAACGTGGCTCATCAACGGCCAGCGATTCCCCGACGCGGACCCGTTTGCCGTGAAGGCTGGCGAGCACGTTCGGATACGGCTGAACAATCGAAGTCCAGTCGCTCACCCAATGCATCTCCACGGACACTTCTTCCACGTCGGCGACGTGCTCAAGGACACGGTGATGGTGCCGGGCCACATGGGCCGGGTCACGATTGACTTCCTCGCGGACAATCCTGGCGAGTGGCTGTTCCACTGTCACAACATCTACCATCTCGACGGCGGTATGGGACGTATCATCGAATACACCGGCTGA
- a CDS encoding class I SAM-dependent methyltransferase: protein MSERGRSIYDWWSRHERLFNRLYDVAFLGRETELRERAVKSLALDSGERVLELGCGLGNSFEALRTRVGSQGAVVGVDYSHGMVERAAERVRQAGWRNVHLVHGDSGRLGADDGAFDAVYAAMTLSAMPNPADAVDTAYRALRPGGRIVVLDAQPFQEFPWTILNPVIVPLSKYTTNWFPEENIPTALASRFGSTTVATFNGGTIFIATARKPKQNDEI, encoded by the coding sequence GTGAGCGAGCGCGGTCGGTCGATCTACGACTGGTGGAGTCGTCACGAACGCCTGTTCAACCGACTGTACGATGTCGCCTTCCTCGGTCGTGAGACCGAACTCCGCGAGCGGGCGGTGAAGTCGCTTGCGCTCGACTCCGGCGAGCGCGTACTGGAACTCGGCTGTGGTCTGGGCAACTCCTTCGAAGCGCTTCGCACTCGTGTGGGGAGCCAGGGAGCTGTAGTCGGCGTGGACTACAGCCACGGAATGGTGGAGCGCGCCGCCGAACGGGTTCGGCAGGCAGGCTGGAGGAACGTTCATCTAGTACATGGTGATTCAGGGCGTCTCGGAGCCGATGACGGGGCGTTCGATGCGGTCTATGCTGCAATGACGCTGAGTGCCATGCCGAATCCAGCAGACGCGGTCGACACGGCGTACCGAGCGCTGCGTCCCGGCGGTCGGATTGTCGTCCTCGACGCGCAGCCATTTCAAGAGTTCCCGTGGACGATTCTCAACCCCGTGATCGTCCCTCTCTCGAAGTACACGACGAACTGGTTTCCCGAGGAAAACATCCCAACAGCGCTCGCCAGCCGATTCGGATCAACGACGGTAGCCACATTCAACGGTGGAACGATTTTCATCGCTACCGCACGAAAACCGAAGCAGAACGACGAGATATAG
- a CDS encoding pentapeptide repeat-containing protein, which yields MRTNRRHLSNTTLRRAMLRETTLTDATLKETLLVDADLTEADLEYAAMIRTDLRGADLTGAHFYGSVHDNCRIDH from the coding sequence ATGCGGACTAACCGACGCCACCTCAGCAACACGACTCTCAGGCGCGCGATGCTTCGTGAGACGACCTTGACGGATGCAACGCTCAAAGAGACGCTTCTGGTTGACGCCGATCTTACCGAGGCGGACCTAGAGTACGCAGCGATGATCCGAACCGATCTCCGCGGGGCGGATCTCACCGGGGCTCACTTCTACGGGAGTGTCCACGACAACTGCCGGATCGACCACTGA
- a CDS encoding DUF63 family protein yields the protein MSQSGVRTRAATGFATGAALSVGGLLCLSSLLSDVGHVHVLWPTVSVLGAVALTAMVWVAVHRASPPVSKQAGWMGVFVVFGQAIDAVSTAVGVDILAVSEQVPLSRAVLNLAATLPTASIIGVGWLFVVLKLSLATGLVWVVATDSETTPLGTRLLFLAAGLAGFLPGVRNLVLYALA from the coding sequence ATGAGCCAGAGTGGTGTTCGCACGCGGGCAGCGACGGGGTTCGCCACCGGTGCGGCACTCTCTGTGGGAGGACTTCTATGTCTATCCTCGCTTTTGAGTGATGTTGGCCACGTGCACGTCCTATGGCCTACTGTTAGTGTTCTCGGAGCGGTTGCACTCACAGCCATGGTCTGGGTTGCTGTCCATCGCGCCTCGCCACCGGTATCCAAACAGGCTGGCTGGATGGGTGTGTTCGTCGTCTTCGGACAGGCGATTGACGCGGTTTCGACGGCAGTCGGCGTCGACATTCTCGCCGTGTCCGAGCAGGTGCCGCTTTCACGCGCCGTCTTAAATCTCGCTGCGACGCTCCCCACCGCATCGATAATCGGCGTCGGATGGCTCTTCGTCGTCCTCAAGCTGAGTCTCGCAACGGGTCTGGTCTGGGTAGTCGCCACCGACAGCGAAACGACGCCGCTCGGGACGCGGCTTCTCTTTCTCGCAGCGGGGCTCGCCGGTTTCCTCCCCGGAGTTCGAAACCTCGTCCTCTATGCGCTGGCGTGA
- a CDS encoding copper-translocating P-type ATPase, with the protein MSEHSIRDETERGNEPATTDTPPTHRPGDSGDDIAQTDHSGHEEMFRRRFWISLALSIPVIVFSEFIQDIFNYTAPVFPGSEWITPILSVVVFAYGGVPFLSMARTELENREPGMMMLISLAITVAFVYSLASLVLPGTTPFFWELVTLIDIMLLGHWMEMRSVRQASGALDELAKLMPDTAERVTEGGDTEEVPIDELTEDDVVLVRPGASVPADGEVIEGESSVDESMITGESRPVDKDPGSEVVAGTVNQDGSLRVRVTTTGEETTLAGIMRLVDEAQQSKSRTQLLADQAAGWLFYVALGVAALTLVGWVIATGFDIMVLERVVTVLVIACPHALGLAVPLVVAINTSTAAQNGMLIRDRIAMEESRNLDTVMFDKTGTLTKGEQGVVGVETAEDWDEARAFGVAAAVEGDSEHMIARAIRNAADERDVDRPQVSEFENLRGLGVRATVDGTTVHLGGPNLLRKFDIERSESITSFAEEAGANAQTVIYLVREETDVVAAFALADVIREESHQTIRALHDMDIEVAMITGDSEDVAAAVSEELDIDQYFAEVLPEEKDQMVTQLQEEGKLVAMVGDGVNDAPALTRADVGIAIGSGTDVAIESGDIILVENNPLDVMRLVRLSKASYRKMQENLVWATGYNVFALPLAAGVLAPIGILLSPAVGAVFMSLSTIIVAINARRLRGVDLS; encoded by the coding sequence ATGAGCGAACATTCGATACGTGACGAAACCGAACGAGGAAACGAACCTGCAACCACCGACACACCGCCGACCCACCGGCCCGGCGATAGCGGCGATGACATCGCTCAGACGGACCACTCAGGTCACGAGGAGATGTTCCGCCGACGCTTCTGGATATCGCTGGCTCTCTCGATTCCAGTCATCGTCTTCAGCGAATTCATCCAGGATATCTTCAACTACACCGCACCTGTCTTCCCCGGCAGTGAATGGATAACGCCGATTCTCTCGGTAGTCGTCTTCGCGTATGGGGGCGTGCCGTTCCTCTCGATGGCGCGGACGGAGCTCGAAAACCGCGAGCCGGGCATGATGATGCTCATCTCGCTGGCGATCACCGTCGCGTTCGTCTACTCGCTGGCGAGCCTCGTCCTTCCGGGGACGACGCCGTTTTTCTGGGAGCTCGTAACGCTGATCGACATCATGCTGCTGGGCCACTGGATGGAGATGCGCTCGGTCCGGCAGGCCTCGGGTGCACTTGACGAGCTCGCAAAGCTCATGCCCGACACCGCAGAGCGCGTCACCGAGGGCGGCGACACCGAGGAAGTTCCGATTGATGAGTTGACCGAGGACGACGTCGTGCTCGTCCGTCCGGGCGCGAGCGTCCCTGCCGACGGCGAAGTCATCGAGGGCGAGTCATCGGTCGACGAGTCGATGATAACCGGCGAGTCCCGTCCGGTCGACAAAGATCCTGGTAGCGAAGTCGTCGCCGGGACGGTCAACCAGGACGGCAGCCTCCGTGTGCGGGTGACCACGACGGGTGAGGAGACGACGCTGGCGGGTATCATGCGTCTCGTCGATGAAGCTCAGCAGTCGAAATCCCGGACGCAGTTGCTCGCCGACCAGGCGGCGGGCTGGCTGTTCTACGTCGCGTTGGGTGTTGCGGCTCTCACGCTGGTCGGCTGGGTCATCGCAACTGGCTTCGACATCATGGTCCTCGAACGTGTCGTCACCGTCCTCGTCATCGCGTGTCCGCACGCGCTTGGACTCGCGGTCCCACTCGTAGTTGCAATCAACACCTCGACCGCGGCCCAGAACGGGATGCTCATCCGCGACCGCATTGCCATGGAAGAGTCCCGGAATCTCGATACAGTGATGTTCGATAAAACTGGGACGCTCACCAAGGGTGAGCAGGGCGTCGTCGGCGTCGAGACGGCTGAAGACTGGGACGAAGCACGGGCGTTTGGCGTGGCTGCGGCCGTCGAGGGCGACTCCGAGCACATGATCGCCCGTGCCATCCGGAACGCGGCCGACGAGCGCGACGTCGACCGTCCGCAGGTCTCGGAGTTCGAGAACCTCCGTGGTCTCGGCGTCCGCGCTACCGTGGATGGGACGACTGTGCATCTCGGCGGACCGAACCTCCTCAGAAAATTCGACATCGAGCGGTCCGAATCCATCACGTCGTTCGCCGAAGAAGCCGGCGCGAACGCACAGACGGTCATCTATCTCGTCCGCGAGGAAACCGATGTGGTCGCCGCGTTCGCACTCGCGGACGTCATCCGCGAGGAGAGCCACCAAACGATCCGAGCGCTCCATGATATGGACATCGAGGTGGCGATGATCACCGGCGATTCCGAGGACGTCGCGGCCGCGGTTTCCGAAGAGTTAGACATCGACCAGTACTTCGCTGAGGTGCTTCCCGAGGAGAAGGATCAAATGGTCACGCAGCTGCAAGAGGAGGGAAAGCTCGTTGCAATGGTCGGCGATGGAGTCAACGATGCACCCGCGTTGACGCGGGCCGATGTCGGTATCGCCATCGGCTCCGGTACTGACGTGGCCATTGAATCTGGCGACATCATCCTCGTCGAGAACAACCCGCTCGACGTGATGCGGCTCGTGCGCCTCTCGAAGGCGAGCTACCGGAAGATGCAGGAGAATCTCGTCTGGGCGACCGGCTACAACGTCTTCGCGCTCCCGCTCGCCGCGGGGGTACTCGCACCGATCGGTATCCTGCTTTCGCCCGCAGTGGGCGCAGTATTCATGTCGCTGTCGACGATTATCGTCGCCATCAACGCCCGCCGACTCCGCGGAGTAGACCTCTCGTGA
- a CDS encoding recombinase family protein, which produces MQIAAYVRVSTDDQNEDRQMRAIRQKYSETETSNEIEWFCDLGESGASTSRREYQRLREHVAEYDVVVAHELDRLGRSFADLAGFVEDLREKGVGIDLVNQPIGTVGEDDWMAEMMLNMMMVFADAERKMIRSRVQEGIDAAIADGKRVGRPPFGYTVEDGFLQQIPAEYVRTQTFIREVRKGREKHATAGFFEIPESAVQSILARAEANYDVPFDNDQWRLERAKVSAGEKDLPPLDAQSRYSPALTSVPEQ; this is translated from the coding sequence ATGCAGATCGCCGCCTACGTCCGCGTCTCGACCGACGACCAGAACGAGGATCGCCAGATGCGCGCGATCCGCCAGAAGTACAGTGAGACGGAGACATCGAACGAGATCGAGTGGTTCTGTGACCTTGGCGAAAGCGGGGCATCGACCTCCCGGCGGGAGTACCAGCGTCTCCGCGAGCACGTCGCGGAGTACGACGTGGTGGTCGCGCACGAACTCGATCGGCTCGGGCGGTCGTTCGCCGACCTCGCTGGCTTCGTCGAGGACCTCCGCGAGAAAGGCGTTGGCATCGACCTCGTGAACCAACCTATCGGGACGGTCGGCGAGGACGATTGGATGGCCGAGATGATGCTCAACATGATGATGGTGTTCGCCGACGCCGAGCGCAAGATGATCCGCTCGCGCGTCCAGGAGGGTATCGACGCCGCCATCGCCGACGGCAAGCGTGTCGGTCGCCCGCCGTTCGGCTATACCGTTGAGGATGGTTTCCTCCAGCAGATTCCCGCCGAGTACGTCCGCACCCAGACGTTCATCCGCGAGGTCCGCAAGGGCCGTGAGAAGCACGCCACCGCTGGCTTTTTCGAGATTCCCGAGTCAGCGGTCCAGAGCATTCTTGCGCGGGCCGAGGCGAACTACGACGTCCCGTTCGACAACGACCAGTGGCGGCTCGAACGTGCGAAGGTCAGCGCTGGCGAGAAGGACCTCCCGCCGCTCGATGCCCAGAGCAGATACTCTCCCGCACTGACGAGCGTCCCAGAGCAGTAA
- a CDS encoding DUF302 domain-containing protein codes for MTYTLTTTADESLDEAVAATTDALEDEGFGVLSDIDVRETLKQKLDVDTRQYRILGACNPQLAHEGLDEEPELGALLPCNVIVYESDDSVTVSAVDPGQLVGITDNPALDSIAEEVYERFERVLETVGEEA; via the coding sequence ATGACGTACACGCTCACCACGACCGCCGACGAATCGCTCGACGAAGCAGTGGCCGCGACAACTGATGCACTTGAAGACGAAGGATTCGGTGTCCTCAGCGATATCGATGTCCGTGAGACGCTCAAACAGAAACTCGACGTCGACACTCGACAGTACCGCATCCTCGGTGCATGTAACCCACAGCTCGCCCACGAAGGTCTCGACGAAGAACCCGAACTGGGTGCGCTCCTGCCATGCAACGTCATCGTCTACGAATCCGACGACAGTGTGACCGTGAGCGCGGTCGATCCCGGACAGCTCGTCGGCATCACCGACAACCCCGCGCTTGATTCCATCGCCGAAGAAGTCTACGAGCGCTTCGAGCGCGTCCTTGAAACCGTTGGCGAGGAGGCGTGA
- a CDS encoding winged helix-turn-helix transcriptional regulator, which translates to MRDLDETDLEILDLLLSDARQPWSEIAEVVDLSPPAVSERVKRLQEIGIIRRFTVDVDRSQLYEGVPILLKLTVKSERFESVRAELLEAEAVEYVFTTAEHDLLCYALVVDGDVPTWLAEILDVRSIKDYDVQLLTGVKWTPTLRETKFALTCAECGNTVTREGTAARIGDELHQFCCSSCEARFEEQYERMEEEATG; encoded by the coding sequence ATGCGCGATCTCGATGAAACGGACCTCGAAATCCTCGACCTGTTGCTGAGCGATGCACGTCAGCCGTGGAGCGAAATCGCCGAGGTGGTTGATCTGTCGCCACCGGCTGTCTCAGAGCGTGTCAAGCGGCTACAGGAGATAGGCATCATCCGTCGCTTTACCGTCGATGTCGACCGGTCACAGCTTTACGAGGGCGTTCCCATTCTCCTGAAGCTCACGGTTAAATCGGAACGGTTCGAATCCGTCCGTGCAGAGCTTCTCGAAGCCGAAGCAGTCGAATACGTGTTCACGACCGCCGAACACGATCTCCTCTGCTACGCACTCGTTGTCGATGGCGATGTCCCAACGTGGCTTGCAGAGATACTCGACGTACGGAGCATCAAGGACTACGACGTACAGCTTCTGACGGGTGTCAAATGGACGCCCACCCTCAGGGAAACGAAGTTCGCTCTGACGTGTGCTGAGTGCGGCAATACCGTCACCCGTGAAGGGACTGCCGCCCGTATCGGCGACGAACTCCACCAGTTCTGCTGTTCCTCGTGTGAAGCCCGGTTTGAAGAGCAGTACGAACGGATGGAAGAGGAAGCAACAGGGTAG